Below is a genomic region from Billgrantia tianxiuensis.
GCCCGGGCACGCCGTTGAAGCCCTCGATCAGCAGCTGGCGCAGCGACCAGCCGGCGCAGTAGCCGCACAGCATGTCGAGATCGTGGATGTGCAGGTCGCCCTCGCGGTGGGCGGCGCCGACCTCGGCCGGGTAGACCTCGTCGAGCCAGTAGTTGGCGATCAGCTTGCCCGAGACGTTGAGGATCAGCCCGCCCAAGGAGTAGCCCTGGTTGGCGTTGGCGTGCACGCGCCAGTCGGCGCGGTCGAGGTATTCGTCGACGGTCGAGGCGACGTCGATGCGGCGCGGGCCGGCTTGGCGTATGGGGGCGTTCACCGTTATCTCCCTATATGTGCTGCCGTTAGATGTGTTGATGCACAACATATGGTATGTGAAGGCTAGTGCCTTCGGCGGCGGGAGAACATGACCCAGGTCAGAAAAAGACCAATTGTAAGCTCGGGGAACGACGAACCCCGCCGGCTGGCGGGGCTCGAAAACGGTTGCAAAGATGCTGATCACGGGCGGCGTCGAAGATGGCGATCCATGGGCTTCCGGTAGCGTCGGTTAGCTGCTGCTAGCCGCCAGTAGCTTCCTTAGTGGCCATGCCCACTATTGCCGGCAATGACGTTGTGCACGTCCTCCAGATAGTGAACGTAGTGCACATAATGGTCGACGAACACCCGGCCCCGCTCGGGATCGTTGTCCGCTTGCTGCTTGGCGGCCAGCGTGGCCTCGAAGGCAGAGCGGGCATTGTGTTCGAACTTCTCTACGATGCGCGCCAGAAAGGCATTGATCTCGCCCTCTTCTAGCGCCTTATCGGCGAGCTGCACGACCGGGTCGATTTTTCCGGCCGGCTTGATGCCGGTGAAGGGAGCGCCTTCCGAAGCGCGATGGCTTTCCACCAGCTCCGCGAAGAACTGCTGGTCGGCCAACTCTTGGGCGCTGCCGCCGTTCTGGCGAACCTCGCGCGCTTTCTCGAACGTCGACGAGATTCGAGCCTCGTCCGCGGCTGGAACCCACTTCAGGACCGGGGTGACATCTCCTGATTCCAGGGCGATTCGTGCCTCAGAAATCACCGGGCCATCAAGGGCATCGCAATGGGCCATCGCGGGGGCAGCAAGAGCCAGGGTCAAGGCGGAGGAAGCGGCAAGGGCGAGCAGCGTCTTGCGTAGGGGTAGGCGAAGGTAGGTCATGATGGTCTCCTTGGTTCAAGGTTGCAGCCGTTTACGTGTTTCGGCTGTCCTTCATGCTATGGAGACTGGGGATTCGAATCGTTCGCCAAGGCGATCTCGAACGCTGTCGGAAAACTGAAGAAGTTTTGTTAAATCAAATTCTTGCGGGTTCTGTTCTGGGGCGGCAAGAAGTCGAACTTCCTTCTGTGCCGGGCGGTCCGGTCACTCGCCGTCAGCAGCCAATTGTCGTGCACGATACTCGCGGGGCGTCATGCCGGTCGCTCTCTTGAATGCCGTATTGAAGACCGACTTCGAGTTGAAGCCGGAGTCGTACATCACTTGCAGTATGGTCTGGTGGGTGTCGGCAGTCAGACGCCTGCGCGCCTCGGCGACACGGTAATCGCTGACGAATTCGAAGAAGTTCTTCCCCAGCCCCTGGTTGATGGCGCGCGACAGCTCCCGGGTGGGCACATTGAGCTGTCGAGCGAGCTGTTGAACGGTCAGATTGGCGTCGAGGTGGGGAGCGGTGCGCCGCATATGATCCTCGAGCCGCATCAGCAGGACGGCATTGG
It encodes:
- a CDS encoding DUF6448 family protein, giving the protein MTYLRLPLRKTLLALAASSALTLALAAPAMAHCDALDGPVISEARIALESGDVTPVLKWVPAADEARISSTFEKAREVRQNGGSAQELADQQFFAELVESHRASEGAPFTGIKPAGKIDPVVQLADKALEEGEINAFLARIVEKFEHNARSAFEATLAAKQQADNDPERGRVFVDHYVHYVHYLEDVHNVIAGNSGHGH